From one Lycium barbarum isolate Lr01 chromosome 6, ASM1917538v2, whole genome shotgun sequence genomic stretch:
- the LOC132598713 gene encoding uncharacterized protein LOC132598713 isoform X3, with product MIIKGKVEESVNHWLSKTQDFFSEVTSPLVKTVNDKRTSFHDDIQDTEEVFMAEQTVDSQTPNGDLSVAAILSIEQFSRMNGLTGQKMQKIFKALGPESVHSDARSLVEYCCFRFLSKDTSILHPCLKEPAFQRLIFVTMLAWERPYRSRGDSRVKVSKKHSLQLKTRLVGEEAFVRIAPAVAGIADWTTAHNLFKALAGNDRGISFTSWSTYICELLKVHEGRKTYKFQDPSQLHNERILCIASGGKHPVLKWENNMAWPGKLILTDRALYFEAVGVMGKKNASRLDLTGEGSLIKTTKVGPLGFDFLDSAVSVTSGPQSDAWVLEFVDFGGEMRRDVWYACISEVIALYKFIREFGPEEGDQSVYNVYGAQKGKARAISYATNAVKRLQALQNTRKLLEEPTKLVQFSFLQNAPYGDVVLQTLAVNCWGGPLIAKVTDQEYQSTKEATESSSYVFDVDGSVYLQKWMKSPSWTSSASLAFWKNYSLSKRGTVFSKNLVVADMNLMEKAALVCRDKYQVAEKTQATIDAAMIEGIPSNIDLFKELVFPLTVMVKNFEKLRHWEDPLLTASSLALAYTIIFRNMLSYILPAILMVLAAGMLLLKGLKEQGRLGRYFGKVTIRDQPPSNTLQKIIAVKDAMREVEKYLQSLNLSLLKIRAIILAGQPQITMEVALALLFGATTLLIVPFKYIAAFLIADAFTRELKFRKEMVLRFMSFLKERWETVPATPVVVLPFEDDKSDAPTQRKESSNDVVKPEKQLKQ from the exons ATGATAATCAAAG GTAAAGTGGAAGAATCAGTAAATCACTGGCTGTCAAAGACACAGGACTTTTTTAGTGAAGTCACTTCACCACTGGTAAAAACTGTAAATGATAAAAGAACCAGTTTTCATGATGATATTCAAGATACGGAGGAAGTATTCATGGCTGAACAAACTGTTGATAGCCAAACACCGAATGGTGATCTATCTGTAGCTGCCATTCTTTCCATTGAGCAATTTAGCAG GATGAACGGATTGACTGGGCAGAAAATGCAGAAGATCTTCAAAGCACTTGGTCCTGAATCTGTTCATAGTGATGCTCGCAGTTTGGTTGAATACTGCTGCTTTAGGTTTCTGTCAAAGGATACTTCTATCCTTCATCCTTGCCTGAAG GAACCTGCATTTCAGAGACTGATTTTCGTAACTATGCTTGCCTGGGAGAGACCATATAGGAGCAGAGGAGACTCCCGAGTTAAAGTTTCAAAGAAGCATTCTCTCCAG CTAAAGACGAGACTAGTTGGAGAAGAGGCTTTTGTTCGTATTGCGCCTGCTGTTGCTGGTATAGCTGATTGGACAACAGCACACAACCTTTTCAAAGCTCTTGCTGGGAATGATCGGGGCATCTCATTTACCTCATGGTCCACATACATCTGTGAACTTCTCAA aGTGCACGAAGGACGGAAGACATACAAGTTTCAAGATCCCTCCCAGCTCCATAATGAGAGAATCTTGTGCATTGCTTCCGGTGGAAAACACCCTgttcttaaatgggagaataatATGGCATGGCCTGGAAAACTAATTTTGACTGATAGGGCCCTTTACTTTGAG GCAGTTGGTGTGATGGGAAAAAAAAATGCATCAAGATTGGATCTTACAGGAGAAGGTTCACTTATAAAGACAACAAAAGTTGGGCCTCTGGGCTTTGACTTTCTAGATTCTGCTGTATCTGTCACTTCGGGTCCTCA GTCGGATGCATGGGTATTAGAATTTGTCGACTTTGGAGGAGAAATGAGACGGGATGTGTGGTATGCATGCATCAGTGAAGTAATTGCTTTATACAAGTTCATACGAGAATTTGGACCTGAGGAAGGTGATCAATCAGTATACAATGTCTATGGTGCTCAGAAAGGGAAGGCAAGAGCAATTTCGTATGCTACCAATGCTGTTAAGAGACTTCAGGCTCTTCAAAATACTCGAAAGCTCTTGGAGGAGCCAACTAAATTGGTTCAGTTCTCATTTTTGCAAAATGCACCTTATGGTGACGTCGTATTACAAACTCTAGCAGTTAACTGTTGGGGTGGACCATTGATCGCAAAAGTGACTGATCAAGAATATCAATCCACAAAAGAGGCAACAGAAAGTAGTAGTTATGTGTTTGACGTAGATGGAAGTGTGTACCTGCAGAAGTGGATGAAGTCTCCATCATGGACTTCTAGTGCTTCACTTGCTTTTTGGAAGAACTACTCGCTATCGAAACGGGGGACAGTTTTCAGTAAAAATCTTGTTGTCGCTGATATGAATTTGATGGAAAAAGCAGCATTGGTATGTAGAGATAAATATCAAGTAGCAGAGAAAACGCAAGCCACAATTGACGCTGCAATGATTGAAGGGATCCCTAGTAACATTGACCTTTTTAAG GAACTTGTGTTTCCTTTAACAGTTATGGTAAAAAACTTTGAGAAACTTAGGCATTGGGAGGATCCCCTATTGACAGCCTCTTCTCTTGCACTTGCATATACGATTATATTCAG GAATATGCTATCTTATATTTTGCCGGCAATATTGATGGTATTGGCTGCTGGCATGTTATTACTTAAGGGGCTCAAGGAACAAGGTCGGCTTGGAAGATACTTTGGAAAAGTAACGATACGTGACCAACCACCATCAAACACACTACAGAAAATTATTGCAGTTAAAGATGCCATGCGTGAAGTCGAAAAGTATCTGCAGAGCTTGAATCTGTCGCTGCTCAAGATTCGAGCAATTATTCTTGCTGGCCAACCTCAG ATCACGATGGAAGTCGCTCTGGCTCTACTATTTGGTGCAACCACTCTCCTAATTGTTCCATTCAAGTACATAGCTGCTTTCCTGATTGCTGATGCATTCACCCGTGAACTCAAGTTCCGAAAGGAAATGGTTTTGAGATTCATGAGCTTTCTGAAGGAGCGGTGGGAAACAGTGCCTGCTACCCCAGTTGTTGTACTACCATTCGAGGATGATAAGTCCGATGCACCAACCCAAAGAAAGGAGTCCAGCAATGATGTAGTAAAACCAGAGAAACAGTTAAAGCAGTAG
- the LOC132598713 gene encoding uncharacterized protein LOC132598713 isoform X4, with protein sequence MNGLTGQKMQKIFKALGPESVHSDARSLVEYCCFRFLSKDTSILHPCLKEPAFQRLIFVTMLAWERPYRSRGDSRVKVSKKHSLQLKTRLVGEEAFVRIAPAVAGIADWTTAHNLFKALAGNDRGISFTSWSTYICELLKVHEGRKTYKFQDPSQLHNERILCIASGGKHPVLKWENNMAWPGKLILTDRALYFEAVGVMGKKNASRLDLTGEGSLIKTTKVGPLGFDFLDSAVSVTSGPQSDAWVLEFVDFGGEMRRDVWYACISEVIALYKFIREFGPEEGDQSVYNVYGAQKGKARAISYATNAVKRLQALQNTRKLLEEPTKLVQFSFLQNAPYGDVVLQTLAVNCWGGPLIAKVTDQEYQSTKEATESSSYVFDVDGSVYLQKWMKSPSWTSSASLAFWKNYSLSKRGTVFSKNLVVADMNLMEKAALVCRDKYQVAEKTQATIDAAMIEGIPSNIDLFKELVFPLTVMVKNFEKLRHWEDPLLTASSLALAYTIIFRNMLSYILPAILMVLAAGMLLLKGLKEQGRLGRYFGKVTIRDQPPSNTLQKIIAVKDAMREVEKYLQSLNLSLLKIRAIILAGQPQITMEVALALLFGATTLLIVPFKYIAAFLIADAFTRELKFRKEMVLRFMSFLKERWETVPATPVVVLPFEDDKSDAPTQRKESSNDVVKPEKQLKQ encoded by the exons ATGAACGGATTGACTGGGCAGAAAATGCAGAAGATCTTCAAAGCACTTGGTCCTGAATCTGTTCATAGTGATGCTCGCAGTTTGGTTGAATACTGCTGCTTTAGGTTTCTGTCAAAGGATACTTCTATCCTTCATCCTTGCCTGAAG GAACCTGCATTTCAGAGACTGATTTTCGTAACTATGCTTGCCTGGGAGAGACCATATAGGAGCAGAGGAGACTCCCGAGTTAAAGTTTCAAAGAAGCATTCTCTCCAG CTAAAGACGAGACTAGTTGGAGAAGAGGCTTTTGTTCGTATTGCGCCTGCTGTTGCTGGTATAGCTGATTGGACAACAGCACACAACCTTTTCAAAGCTCTTGCTGGGAATGATCGGGGCATCTCATTTACCTCATGGTCCACATACATCTGTGAACTTCTCAA aGTGCACGAAGGACGGAAGACATACAAGTTTCAAGATCCCTCCCAGCTCCATAATGAGAGAATCTTGTGCATTGCTTCCGGTGGAAAACACCCTgttcttaaatgggagaataatATGGCATGGCCTGGAAAACTAATTTTGACTGATAGGGCCCTTTACTTTGAG GCAGTTGGTGTGATGGGAAAAAAAAATGCATCAAGATTGGATCTTACAGGAGAAGGTTCACTTATAAAGACAACAAAAGTTGGGCCTCTGGGCTTTGACTTTCTAGATTCTGCTGTATCTGTCACTTCGGGTCCTCA GTCGGATGCATGGGTATTAGAATTTGTCGACTTTGGAGGAGAAATGAGACGGGATGTGTGGTATGCATGCATCAGTGAAGTAATTGCTTTATACAAGTTCATACGAGAATTTGGACCTGAGGAAGGTGATCAATCAGTATACAATGTCTATGGTGCTCAGAAAGGGAAGGCAAGAGCAATTTCGTATGCTACCAATGCTGTTAAGAGACTTCAGGCTCTTCAAAATACTCGAAAGCTCTTGGAGGAGCCAACTAAATTGGTTCAGTTCTCATTTTTGCAAAATGCACCTTATGGTGACGTCGTATTACAAACTCTAGCAGTTAACTGTTGGGGTGGACCATTGATCGCAAAAGTGACTGATCAAGAATATCAATCCACAAAAGAGGCAACAGAAAGTAGTAGTTATGTGTTTGACGTAGATGGAAGTGTGTACCTGCAGAAGTGGATGAAGTCTCCATCATGGACTTCTAGTGCTTCACTTGCTTTTTGGAAGAACTACTCGCTATCGAAACGGGGGACAGTTTTCAGTAAAAATCTTGTTGTCGCTGATATGAATTTGATGGAAAAAGCAGCATTGGTATGTAGAGATAAATATCAAGTAGCAGAGAAAACGCAAGCCACAATTGACGCTGCAATGATTGAAGGGATCCCTAGTAACATTGACCTTTTTAAG GAACTTGTGTTTCCTTTAACAGTTATGGTAAAAAACTTTGAGAAACTTAGGCATTGGGAGGATCCCCTATTGACAGCCTCTTCTCTTGCACTTGCATATACGATTATATTCAG GAATATGCTATCTTATATTTTGCCGGCAATATTGATGGTATTGGCTGCTGGCATGTTATTACTTAAGGGGCTCAAGGAACAAGGTCGGCTTGGAAGATACTTTGGAAAAGTAACGATACGTGACCAACCACCATCAAACACACTACAGAAAATTATTGCAGTTAAAGATGCCATGCGTGAAGTCGAAAAGTATCTGCAGAGCTTGAATCTGTCGCTGCTCAAGATTCGAGCAATTATTCTTGCTGGCCAACCTCAG ATCACGATGGAAGTCGCTCTGGCTCTACTATTTGGTGCAACCACTCTCCTAATTGTTCCATTCAAGTACATAGCTGCTTTCCTGATTGCTGATGCATTCACCCGTGAACTCAAGTTCCGAAAGGAAATGGTTTTGAGATTCATGAGCTTTCTGAAGGAGCGGTGGGAAACAGTGCCTGCTACCCCAGTTGTTGTACTACCATTCGAGGATGATAAGTCCGATGCACCAACCCAAAGAAAGGAGTCCAGCAATGATGTAGTAAAACCAGAGAAACAGTTAAAGCAGTAG
- the LOC132598713 gene encoding uncharacterized protein LOC132598713 isoform X1 has protein sequence MHSKLVVGVELVSSSPSFCALPRRRHHHPFLSKTLCCTNNSSSSSSSSDHKFKFNVVGDRKWKFKDIDASKVEESVNHWLSKTQDFFSEVTSPLVKTVNDKRTSFHDDIQDTEEVFMAEQTVDSQTPNGDLSVAAILSIEQFSRMNGLTGQKMQKIFKALGPESVHSDARSLVEYCCFRFLSKDTSILHPCLKEPAFQRLIFVTMLAWERPYRSRGDSRVKVSKKHSLQLKTRLVGEEAFVRIAPAVAGIADWTTAHNLFKALAGNDRGISFTSWSTYICELLKVHEGRKTYKFQDPSQLHNERILCIASGGKHPVLKWENNMAWPGKLILTDRALYFEAVGVMGKKNASRLDLTGEGSLIKTTKVGPLGFDFLDSAVSVTSGPQSDAWVLEFVDFGGEMRRDVWYACISEVIALYKFIREFGPEEGDQSVYNVYGAQKGKARAISYATNAVKRLQALQNTRKLLEEPTKLVQFSFLQNAPYGDVVLQTLAVNCWGGPLIAKVTDQEYQSTKEATESSSYVFDVDGSVYLQKWMKSPSWTSSASLAFWKNYSLSKRGTVFSKNLVVADMNLMEKAALVCRDKYQVAEKTQATIDAAMIEGIPSNIDLFKELVFPLTVMVKNFEKLRHWEDPLLTASSLALAYTIIFRNMLSYILPAILMVLAAGMLLLKGLKEQGRLGRYFGKVTIRDQPPSNTLQKIIAVKDAMREVEKYLQSLNLSLLKIRAIILAGQPQITMEVALALLFGATTLLIVPFKYIAAFLIADAFTRELKFRKEMVLRFMSFLKERWETVPATPVVVLPFEDDKSDAPTQRKESSNDVVKPEKQLKQ, from the exons ATGCACAGCAAACTTGTTGTAGGAGTAGAACTAGTAAGCTCATCACCATCTTTTTGTGCACTACCTCGTCGCCGTCATCATCATCCATTCTTGTCCAAGACTCTATGCTGCACCAAcaattcctcttcttcttcttcttcatcagacCATAAGTTCAAGTTTAATGTTGTGGGTGATAGGAAATGGAAGTTTAAAGATATTGATGCCA GTAAAGTGGAAGAATCAGTAAATCACTGGCTGTCAAAGACACAGGACTTTTTTAGTGAAGTCACTTCACCACTGGTAAAAACTGTAAATGATAAAAGAACCAGTTTTCATGATGATATTCAAGATACGGAGGAAGTATTCATGGCTGAACAAACTGTTGATAGCCAAACACCGAATGGTGATCTATCTGTAGCTGCCATTCTTTCCATTGAGCAATTTAGCAG GATGAACGGATTGACTGGGCAGAAAATGCAGAAGATCTTCAAAGCACTTGGTCCTGAATCTGTTCATAGTGATGCTCGCAGTTTGGTTGAATACTGCTGCTTTAGGTTTCTGTCAAAGGATACTTCTATCCTTCATCCTTGCCTGAAG GAACCTGCATTTCAGAGACTGATTTTCGTAACTATGCTTGCCTGGGAGAGACCATATAGGAGCAGAGGAGACTCCCGAGTTAAAGTTTCAAAGAAGCATTCTCTCCAG CTAAAGACGAGACTAGTTGGAGAAGAGGCTTTTGTTCGTATTGCGCCTGCTGTTGCTGGTATAGCTGATTGGACAACAGCACACAACCTTTTCAAAGCTCTTGCTGGGAATGATCGGGGCATCTCATTTACCTCATGGTCCACATACATCTGTGAACTTCTCAA aGTGCACGAAGGACGGAAGACATACAAGTTTCAAGATCCCTCCCAGCTCCATAATGAGAGAATCTTGTGCATTGCTTCCGGTGGAAAACACCCTgttcttaaatgggagaataatATGGCATGGCCTGGAAAACTAATTTTGACTGATAGGGCCCTTTACTTTGAG GCAGTTGGTGTGATGGGAAAAAAAAATGCATCAAGATTGGATCTTACAGGAGAAGGTTCACTTATAAAGACAACAAAAGTTGGGCCTCTGGGCTTTGACTTTCTAGATTCTGCTGTATCTGTCACTTCGGGTCCTCA GTCGGATGCATGGGTATTAGAATTTGTCGACTTTGGAGGAGAAATGAGACGGGATGTGTGGTATGCATGCATCAGTGAAGTAATTGCTTTATACAAGTTCATACGAGAATTTGGACCTGAGGAAGGTGATCAATCAGTATACAATGTCTATGGTGCTCAGAAAGGGAAGGCAAGAGCAATTTCGTATGCTACCAATGCTGTTAAGAGACTTCAGGCTCTTCAAAATACTCGAAAGCTCTTGGAGGAGCCAACTAAATTGGTTCAGTTCTCATTTTTGCAAAATGCACCTTATGGTGACGTCGTATTACAAACTCTAGCAGTTAACTGTTGGGGTGGACCATTGATCGCAAAAGTGACTGATCAAGAATATCAATCCACAAAAGAGGCAACAGAAAGTAGTAGTTATGTGTTTGACGTAGATGGAAGTGTGTACCTGCAGAAGTGGATGAAGTCTCCATCATGGACTTCTAGTGCTTCACTTGCTTTTTGGAAGAACTACTCGCTATCGAAACGGGGGACAGTTTTCAGTAAAAATCTTGTTGTCGCTGATATGAATTTGATGGAAAAAGCAGCATTGGTATGTAGAGATAAATATCAAGTAGCAGAGAAAACGCAAGCCACAATTGACGCTGCAATGATTGAAGGGATCCCTAGTAACATTGACCTTTTTAAG GAACTTGTGTTTCCTTTAACAGTTATGGTAAAAAACTTTGAGAAACTTAGGCATTGGGAGGATCCCCTATTGACAGCCTCTTCTCTTGCACTTGCATATACGATTATATTCAG GAATATGCTATCTTATATTTTGCCGGCAATATTGATGGTATTGGCTGCTGGCATGTTATTACTTAAGGGGCTCAAGGAACAAGGTCGGCTTGGAAGATACTTTGGAAAAGTAACGATACGTGACCAACCACCATCAAACACACTACAGAAAATTATTGCAGTTAAAGATGCCATGCGTGAAGTCGAAAAGTATCTGCAGAGCTTGAATCTGTCGCTGCTCAAGATTCGAGCAATTATTCTTGCTGGCCAACCTCAG ATCACGATGGAAGTCGCTCTGGCTCTACTATTTGGTGCAACCACTCTCCTAATTGTTCCATTCAAGTACATAGCTGCTTTCCTGATTGCTGATGCATTCACCCGTGAACTCAAGTTCCGAAAGGAAATGGTTTTGAGATTCATGAGCTTTCTGAAGGAGCGGTGGGAAACAGTGCCTGCTACCCCAGTTGTTGTACTACCATTCGAGGATGATAAGTCCGATGCACCAACCCAAAGAAAGGAGTCCAGCAATGATGTAGTAAAACCAGAGAAACAGTTAAAGCAGTAG
- the LOC132598713 gene encoding uncharacterized protein LOC132598713 isoform X2 produces MHSKLVVGVELVSSSPSFCALPRRRHHHPFLSKTLCCTNNSSSSSSSSDHKFKFNVVGDRKWKFKDIDASKVEESVNHWLSKTQDFFSEVTSPLVKTVNDKRTSFHDDIQDTEEVFMAEQTVDSQTPNGDLSVAAILSIEQFSRMNGLTGQKMQKIFKALGPESVHSDARSLVEYCCFRFLSKDTSILHPCLKEPAFQRLIFVTMLAWERPYRSRGDSRVKVSKKHSLQTRLVGEEAFVRIAPAVAGIADWTTAHNLFKALAGNDRGISFTSWSTYICELLKVHEGRKTYKFQDPSQLHNERILCIASGGKHPVLKWENNMAWPGKLILTDRALYFEAVGVMGKKNASRLDLTGEGSLIKTTKVGPLGFDFLDSAVSVTSGPQSDAWVLEFVDFGGEMRRDVWYACISEVIALYKFIREFGPEEGDQSVYNVYGAQKGKARAISYATNAVKRLQALQNTRKLLEEPTKLVQFSFLQNAPYGDVVLQTLAVNCWGGPLIAKVTDQEYQSTKEATESSSYVFDVDGSVYLQKWMKSPSWTSSASLAFWKNYSLSKRGTVFSKNLVVADMNLMEKAALVCRDKYQVAEKTQATIDAAMIEGIPSNIDLFKELVFPLTVMVKNFEKLRHWEDPLLTASSLALAYTIIFRNMLSYILPAILMVLAAGMLLLKGLKEQGRLGRYFGKVTIRDQPPSNTLQKIIAVKDAMREVEKYLQSLNLSLLKIRAIILAGQPQITMEVALALLFGATTLLIVPFKYIAAFLIADAFTRELKFRKEMVLRFMSFLKERWETVPATPVVVLPFEDDKSDAPTQRKESSNDVVKPEKQLKQ; encoded by the exons ATGCACAGCAAACTTGTTGTAGGAGTAGAACTAGTAAGCTCATCACCATCTTTTTGTGCACTACCTCGTCGCCGTCATCATCATCCATTCTTGTCCAAGACTCTATGCTGCACCAAcaattcctcttcttcttcttcttcatcagacCATAAGTTCAAGTTTAATGTTGTGGGTGATAGGAAATGGAAGTTTAAAGATATTGATGCCA GTAAAGTGGAAGAATCAGTAAATCACTGGCTGTCAAAGACACAGGACTTTTTTAGTGAAGTCACTTCACCACTGGTAAAAACTGTAAATGATAAAAGAACCAGTTTTCATGATGATATTCAAGATACGGAGGAAGTATTCATGGCTGAACAAACTGTTGATAGCCAAACACCGAATGGTGATCTATCTGTAGCTGCCATTCTTTCCATTGAGCAATTTAGCAG GATGAACGGATTGACTGGGCAGAAAATGCAGAAGATCTTCAAAGCACTTGGTCCTGAATCTGTTCATAGTGATGCTCGCAGTTTGGTTGAATACTGCTGCTTTAGGTTTCTGTCAAAGGATACTTCTATCCTTCATCCTTGCCTGAAG GAACCTGCATTTCAGAGACTGATTTTCGTAACTATGCTTGCCTGGGAGAGACCATATAGGAGCAGAGGAGACTCCCGAGTTAAAGTTTCAAAGAAGCATTCTCTCCAG ACGAGACTAGTTGGAGAAGAGGCTTTTGTTCGTATTGCGCCTGCTGTTGCTGGTATAGCTGATTGGACAACAGCACACAACCTTTTCAAAGCTCTTGCTGGGAATGATCGGGGCATCTCATTTACCTCATGGTCCACATACATCTGTGAACTTCTCAA aGTGCACGAAGGACGGAAGACATACAAGTTTCAAGATCCCTCCCAGCTCCATAATGAGAGAATCTTGTGCATTGCTTCCGGTGGAAAACACCCTgttcttaaatgggagaataatATGGCATGGCCTGGAAAACTAATTTTGACTGATAGGGCCCTTTACTTTGAG GCAGTTGGTGTGATGGGAAAAAAAAATGCATCAAGATTGGATCTTACAGGAGAAGGTTCACTTATAAAGACAACAAAAGTTGGGCCTCTGGGCTTTGACTTTCTAGATTCTGCTGTATCTGTCACTTCGGGTCCTCA GTCGGATGCATGGGTATTAGAATTTGTCGACTTTGGAGGAGAAATGAGACGGGATGTGTGGTATGCATGCATCAGTGAAGTAATTGCTTTATACAAGTTCATACGAGAATTTGGACCTGAGGAAGGTGATCAATCAGTATACAATGTCTATGGTGCTCAGAAAGGGAAGGCAAGAGCAATTTCGTATGCTACCAATGCTGTTAAGAGACTTCAGGCTCTTCAAAATACTCGAAAGCTCTTGGAGGAGCCAACTAAATTGGTTCAGTTCTCATTTTTGCAAAATGCACCTTATGGTGACGTCGTATTACAAACTCTAGCAGTTAACTGTTGGGGTGGACCATTGATCGCAAAAGTGACTGATCAAGAATATCAATCCACAAAAGAGGCAACAGAAAGTAGTAGTTATGTGTTTGACGTAGATGGAAGTGTGTACCTGCAGAAGTGGATGAAGTCTCCATCATGGACTTCTAGTGCTTCACTTGCTTTTTGGAAGAACTACTCGCTATCGAAACGGGGGACAGTTTTCAGTAAAAATCTTGTTGTCGCTGATATGAATTTGATGGAAAAAGCAGCATTGGTATGTAGAGATAAATATCAAGTAGCAGAGAAAACGCAAGCCACAATTGACGCTGCAATGATTGAAGGGATCCCTAGTAACATTGACCTTTTTAAG GAACTTGTGTTTCCTTTAACAGTTATGGTAAAAAACTTTGAGAAACTTAGGCATTGGGAGGATCCCCTATTGACAGCCTCTTCTCTTGCACTTGCATATACGATTATATTCAG GAATATGCTATCTTATATTTTGCCGGCAATATTGATGGTATTGGCTGCTGGCATGTTATTACTTAAGGGGCTCAAGGAACAAGGTCGGCTTGGAAGATACTTTGGAAAAGTAACGATACGTGACCAACCACCATCAAACACACTACAGAAAATTATTGCAGTTAAAGATGCCATGCGTGAAGTCGAAAAGTATCTGCAGAGCTTGAATCTGTCGCTGCTCAAGATTCGAGCAATTATTCTTGCTGGCCAACCTCAG ATCACGATGGAAGTCGCTCTGGCTCTACTATTTGGTGCAACCACTCTCCTAATTGTTCCATTCAAGTACATAGCTGCTTTCCTGATTGCTGATGCATTCACCCGTGAACTCAAGTTCCGAAAGGAAATGGTTTTGAGATTCATGAGCTTTCTGAAGGAGCGGTGGGAAACAGTGCCTGCTACCCCAGTTGTTGTACTACCATTCGAGGATGATAAGTCCGATGCACCAACCCAAAGAAAGGAGTCCAGCAATGATGTAGTAAAACCAGAGAAACAGTTAAAGCAGTAG
- the LOC132598718 gene encoding uncharacterized protein LOC132598718, translating to MVWCRNSFVLFHSVSPTKPTKFHVPKLTNLQNTRKTVALRRRHKHVLRCFTYKFQKTVHKSSSIYVWTKTTQTHMKRFTLQQTSSSPSSSRPNKSMTSSLASFFLSNPRPFRPPQNPNSNPHLVFPLRTLNFSSKSTPPPPNPDSKPPTIQEPPFPPPPPTAAREKKSFAVATGELFLGIASRVLRRGNNIVNGWNEEPTRVTMFKEDDDDEESSESYFLKRRKEGIATVVEDPVQPEVVWEQTEKDLEAEKRLKKVTSPGFSFSAAGLLFPYHLGVAKLLIEKGYIKETTPLAGSSAGAIVCAVVASGASMQEALDATKILAQDCRLKGTAFRLGAVLREVLEKFLPDDAHIRCNGRVRVAVTQILWRPRGLLVDQFDSKEDLINAVFTSSFIPGYLAPRPATFFRNRLCIDGGLTLFMPPTSAAQTVRICAFPASRLGLQGIGISPDCNPENRATPRQLFNWALEPAEDDILDKLFALGYADAAVWALENPVGDLLQDDSSSIGSSLAH from the exons ATGGTGTGGTGCAGAAATAGTTTCGTCCTATTTCATTCGGTTTCCCCGACAAAACCAACAAAGTTTCATGTCCCCAAACTCACAAATCTACAGAACACACGAAAAACAGTTGCACTGCGTCGTCGTCACAAACATGTACTACGTTGTTTTACATATAAATTCCAAAAAACAGTACACAAAAGCAGCAGCATCTACGTATGGACGAAAACTACGCAAACACACATGAAACGCTTTACCCTCCAACAAACATCTTCATCTCCTTCTTCCTCAAGACCTAACAAATCAATGACTTCTTCACTTGCTTCCTTTTTCCTCTCAAACCCTCGTCCTTTTCGTCCTCCCCAAAACCCTAATTCCAACCCCCATCTCGTTTTCCCACTTCGCACCCTCAATTTCTCTTCCAAATCTACCCCACCCCCACCTAACCCCGATTCAAAACCACCCACCATTCAAGAACCACCGTTCCCACCTCCTCCTCCTACGGCGGCGCGTGAGAAGAAATCATTCGCGGTGGCGACTGGGGAGCTATTTCTTGGGATTGCTTCACGAGTATTGAGGCGTGGGAATAATATAGTTAATGGATGGAATGAGGAGCCGACACGTGTGACTATGTTTAAGGAGGATGATGACGATGAAGAGAGTAGTGAATCGTATTTCTTGAAAAGGAGGAAAGAAGGGATAGCGACAGTGGTTGAGGACCCGGTTCAACCTGAAGTTGTGTGGGAGCAAACTGAGAAGGATTTGGAAGCCGAGAAGAGGTTAAAAAAAGTGACTAGTCCTGGATTTAGTTTCTCTGCTGCTGGGCTTTTGTTTCCGTATCATCTTGGTGTTGCTAAGCTTCTAATTGAGAAAGGTTATATCAAG GAGACAACACCACTAGCTGGTTCATCTGCCGGTGCCATTGTCTGTGCAGTGGTTGCTTCTGGTGCCAGTATGCAAGAGGCTCTAGATGCTACTAAAATATTAGCTCAAGATTGTCGGCTCAAAGGGACAGCATTTCGCTTAGGG GCTGTTCTTAGAGAAGTTCTTGAGAAATTTCTTCCTGATGATGCTCATATTAGGTGTAATGGAAGAGTTCGTG TTGCTGTTACACAGATACTTTGGAGGCCCAGAGGCTTATTGGTTGATCAGTTTGATTCTAAGGAGGATCTTATCAATGCTGTCTTCACTTCTTCTTTTATCCCCGG ATATCTTGCTCCACGACCGGCCACGTTTTTCAGGAATAGACTGTGTATTGATGGGGGGCTGACACTGTTTATGCCACCGACATCTGCTGCTCAAACG GTGCGCATTTGTGCTTTTCCAGCCAGTCGATTGGGCTTGCAGGGAATTGGTATAAGTCCTGACTGCAACCCTGAAAATAGGGCCACTCCCCGCCAG CTTTTCAATTGGGCACTTGAGCCAGCAGAAGATGATATTCTTGATAAGCTCTTTGCGCTAGGTTATGCGGATGCAGCTGTGTGGGCCCTGGAGAACCCGGTCGGGGACTTACTTCAAGATGACAGTTCTTCCATAGGCAGCAGTCTGGCACATTAG